Proteins co-encoded in one Stomoxys calcitrans chromosome 5, idStoCalc2.1, whole genome shotgun sequence genomic window:
- the LOC131997646 gene encoding uncharacterized protein LOC131997646, translating into MQSTSYLHYASYCGRKTFLVLILFSTLQVGVIRAELSCHYCKGINCIRTTYKGVEKCTSDVSVCATVFNGETVEAQGCLDTIEENLREKCRGSAVDHLNQCHKCNEDLCNEWAPSDFQCIQCDSKKDPNCAKHGEDLEIQPSRCPISRTPNMLCYALKDGDTITRGCSSTLQEQKTCMTSEECFVCNPLILPACNNILLKDGPPKPKPTSKPNPNAGSAISIRVEHYLILLVAYACKYF; encoded by the exons ATGCAGTCAACATCTTACTTACACTATGCCTCTTATTGTGGGCGCAAAACATTCCTGGTTTTAATCCTTTTTTCCACATTGCAAGTTGGAGTCATTAGAGCAGAATTGTCATGTCACTATTGCAAAGGTATTAACTGCATTCGAACTACATACAAAGGGGTAGAGAAGTGTACCAGTGATGTTAGTGTTTGTGCTACAGTGTTCAATGGAG AGACAGTCGAAGCCCAAGGCTGCTTGGAcacaattgaagaaaatttgagGGAAAAATGCCGTGGAAGTGCCGTCGACCATCTAAACCAATGTCACAAATGCAATGAAGATCTCTGCAATGAATGGGCCCCATCGGATTTCCAATGCATTCAATGCGACTCAAAAAAG GATCCCAACTGCGCCAAGCATGGTGAAGACTTAGAGATTCAACCTTCTCGTTGCCCCATAAGTCGCACACCCAACATGTTATGCTACGCTTTAAAAGATGGAGATACAATTACTAGGGGATGTTCTTCCACATTGCAGGAGCAGAAAACCTGTATGACTTCCGAGGAATGCTTTGTTTGTAATCCTTTAATTTTGCCTGCATGTAATAACATTCTGCTCAAGGATGGgccaccaaaaccaaaaccaacaTCAAAGCCAAATCCCAATGCTGGCTCCGCCATAAGCATCAGAGTAGAACATTATCTCATTCTGCTAGTGGCATACGCCTGCAAATACTtttaa